One region of Limisphaera ngatamarikiensis genomic DNA includes:
- a CDS encoding Gfo/Idh/MocA family protein yields the protein MMKQSFSLAQVRSSAARGVSRRTFLRRGVVAAAAAWGLPQILPRSVLGAPGRPGPNEQIGIGFIGMGRQAGNLLQGLLRLPEARIVAVADVNLPRAQAVTSKHGGEAYQDFRRLLDRKDVDAIITATPEHWRAYICISACQAGKDVYAEKPVSLTIRDGRLIVQAARKYNRVFQVGSQQRSMWIDIEACNALRRGDWGKIQKVLYMNYPTPWECALPEQKIPDGLDWDMWCGPTPVVPYNEDLYLPRANPGWLSFRPYSGGEMTGWGSHGFDMIQMALGMDDSGPVEVWIEGEKLVPPVYTKPEPKDRGDRICSQARVFFRYANGVVLEPSEDPKPPGFGAIFITDRGRFRVDRGRVESDPEEYAIELLKRRPRGFDDDHLKNWLDCIKTRQRPNADVEIGHRSATVCHLGNIARWVGRRLRWDPVREIFPDDPEANQYLERERRKPWQHPEKV from the coding sequence ATGATGAAACAGTCTTTCTCTCTCGCGCAGGTTCGATCTTCGGCGGCACGTGGTGTATCGCGCCGGACCTTTTTGCGTCGTGGCGTGGTGGCGGCAGCGGCGGCCTGGGGGCTGCCGCAGATCCTGCCGCGAAGTGTGTTGGGTGCGCCGGGTCGGCCGGGGCCGAACGAACAGATCGGCATCGGGTTCATTGGCATGGGCCGGCAGGCGGGCAACCTGCTGCAGGGTTTGTTGCGGTTGCCGGAAGCGCGGATTGTGGCGGTGGCGGACGTGAATCTGCCGCGTGCCCAGGCGGTCACCAGTAAGCATGGGGGCGAAGCGTACCAGGACTTTCGGCGGCTCTTGGACCGGAAGGACGTGGACGCGATCATCACGGCCACGCCCGAACACTGGCGGGCCTACATCTGCATCAGCGCCTGTCAGGCGGGCAAGGACGTGTACGCCGAAAAGCCGGTATCGCTGACCATCCGGGACGGTCGGTTGATCGTTCAGGCGGCCCGGAAATACAACCGGGTCTTTCAGGTCGGCAGTCAGCAGCGGTCCATGTGGATTGACATCGAGGCGTGCAACGCACTGCGGCGGGGGGACTGGGGCAAAATCCAAAAGGTCCTGTACATGAACTATCCCACGCCGTGGGAATGCGCACTGCCCGAGCAAAAGATACCGGACGGTCTGGACTGGGACATGTGGTGCGGCCCCACGCCGGTGGTCCCCTACAACGAGGACCTTTACCTGCCGCGAGCCAATCCGGGCTGGCTCTCCTTCCGTCCCTATTCGGGCGGGGAGATGACCGGCTGGGGATCGCACGGGTTCGACATGATCCAGATGGCGCTGGGCATGGACGACAGCGGTCCGGTGGAGGTGTGGATTGAGGGCGAGAAACTGGTGCCGCCGGTGTACACGAAACCGGAGCCGAAAGACCGGGGCGACCGCATTTGCAGCCAGGCCCGGGTGTTCTTCAGGTACGCCAACGGCGTGGTACTCGAGCCGAGCGAGGATCCCAAACCACCCGGGTTCGGCGCCATCTTCATCACCGACCGCGGCCGGTTCCGGGTGGATCGCGGGCGGGTGGAATCGGACCCGGAGGAATACGCCATCGAGCTGCTGAAACGGCGTCCGCGCGGGTTCGACGACGATCACCTCAAGAATTGGCTGGACTGCATCAAGACGCGGCAGCGGCCCAACGCGGATGTGGAGATCGGCCATCGCTCGGCCACGGTTTGTCATCTGGGCAACATTGCGCGCTGGGTGGGGCGGCGGCTGCGCTGGGACCCAGTGCGGGAGATTTTCCCCGACGATCCGGAGGCCAACCAATACCTAGAACGCGAACGGCGCAAACCGTGGCAACATCCCGAAAAGGTTTGA
- a CDS encoding histidine triad nucleotide-binding protein, with the protein MSKTIFQKICDGELPARIVYQDDLVVAFHDINPQAPTHVLIVPRKPIRNLAAVTAEDAPLLGHLMVKAAEVARQLGVAESGWRMVFNSGPDAGEAVPHLHGHILGGRKMGWPPG; encoded by the coding sequence ATGAGCAAGACCATCTTCCAGAAAATCTGCGACGGCGAATTGCCGGCCCGTATTGTGTATCAGGACGACCTGGTGGTGGCGTTCCACGACATCAACCCCCAAGCCCCCACGCACGTGCTGATTGTGCCGAGGAAACCGATCCGGAACCTGGCCGCGGTCACGGCGGAAGACGCGCCGTTGCTGGGTCATTTGATGGTGAAGGCGGCCGAGGTGGCACGGCAACTGGGCGTGGCCGAGAGCGGCTGGCGCATGGTCTTCAACAGCGGACCGGACGCCGGCGAGGCGGTGCCGCATCTGCACGGGCACATCCTGGGTGGACGCAAGATGGGTTGGCCTCCGGGTTGA
- the nrdR gene encoding transcriptional regulator NrdR, protein MRCPKCGCLEDRVVDSRSSREGATIRRRRECTRCGYRFTTYEHIEHEDLVVLKRDGRREPFSREKLASGIAKACQKRPVSTEAVEALIERVVQALREQYEREVPAEAIGHLVMEELRRLDQVAYVRFASVYRRFQEATDFVHEVRRLEGAA, encoded by the coding sequence ATGCGTTGTCCCAAATGCGGGTGTTTGGAAGACCGCGTGGTGGATTCCCGCTCGTCGCGAGAAGGGGCGACCATTCGTCGGCGTCGTGAATGCACCCGCTGCGGGTATCGGTTCACCACCTACGAACACATTGAGCACGAGGACCTGGTGGTGTTGAAACGGGACGGCCGGCGGGAACCGTTTTCGCGCGAGAAACTGGCCTCGGGAATTGCGAAGGCCTGCCAGAAACGGCCGGTCAGCACGGAGGCGGTGGAAGCCCTGATCGAGCGGGTGGTCCAGGCCCTGCGCGAGCAGTACGAGCGGGAGGTTCCGGCCGAGGCGATTGGTCACCTGGTGATGGAGGAGTTGCGTCGGCTGGATCAGGTGGCCTATGTCCGGTTTGCCAGTGTGTACCGCCGGTTTCAGGAGGCGACGGACTTTGTGCATGAGGTGCGGCGGCTTGAGGGTGCGGCATGA